Proteins from a single region of Stappia sp. ES.058:
- a CDS encoding MFS transporter: MTAHATTIGSANRGTLIIVVAGSIVLALAFGVRSVFGGVVEPLSNDLFDGRIEVFSLSIAIQNLVWGLAQPGFGIIADKYGDRRALWLGFFCYVAGMAVCIAGSTAFSQHIGAGVLVGMGISGTAFGVVLAVVGRAAPEDKRSYYLGITSAMGSTGQVVLPLLVSWLIEWLDWRTTLIVVTFALAPMAVCIPFLRAQTRPAVRTADSVSLARAVRQAFGHSSYTLLSAGFFVCGFHLAFITAHLPSYVQNFCVSTASAAELRALGLQALALAGFANIFGTLFASHLGTRFPKPYVLAAIYALRALAILIFITLPVTPTSVLIFALAMGGLWLSTVPLTSALILTMFGPRAMGTLFGFVFLSHQLGGFAGVWLGGFVFDRYASYDQVWYLAIALGLVSALAHLLVRERPAPCIGLAHGE; encoded by the coding sequence ATGACAGCTCATGCGACGACGATCGGCAGCGCCAATCGCGGTACCTTGATAATCGTTGTCGCCGGGAGCATCGTGCTGGCGCTGGCGTTCGGTGTGCGCTCTGTCTTTGGCGGGGTCGTCGAGCCCTTGTCGAACGACCTGTTCGACGGCAGAATCGAGGTGTTTTCGCTTTCCATCGCGATTCAGAACCTGGTCTGGGGTCTTGCGCAGCCGGGCTTCGGTATCATCGCCGACAAATATGGCGACCGGCGCGCGTTGTGGCTCGGTTTCTTCTGTTATGTCGCCGGGATGGCGGTCTGTATTGCCGGATCGACGGCGTTCTCGCAGCACATCGGGGCCGGCGTTCTCGTCGGCATGGGGATTTCGGGCACGGCGTTCGGCGTCGTCCTTGCGGTGGTCGGGCGGGCCGCACCGGAAGACAAGCGCAGTTACTATCTTGGCATCACCTCGGCCATGGGATCCACCGGTCAGGTCGTTCTGCCGCTTCTGGTCTCCTGGCTGATCGAATGGCTCGACTGGCGGACGACGTTGATCGTCGTTACCTTTGCACTCGCCCCCATGGCGGTGTGCATTCCGTTTCTCCGGGCGCAAACGCGTCCGGCGGTGCGCACTGCGGACAGCGTCTCGCTTGCCCGTGCGGTCAGACAGGCGTTCGGGCACTCGAGCTATACGCTGCTCAGCGCCGGATTTTTCGTCTGCGGCTTCCACCTCGCCTTCATCACGGCGCATCTTCCGAGCTACGTGCAAAACTTCTGTGTCTCGACGGCGTCCGCGGCGGAGCTGCGCGCGCTGGGACTTCAGGCCCTTGCACTCGCCGGCTTTGCCAACATCTTCGGCACGCTGTTCGCGTCGCATCTGGGGACCAGATTTCCGAAACCCTATGTTCTCGCCGCGATCTACGCGCTCCGGGCGCTCGCGATCCTCATCTTCATCACGCTGCCGGTAACGCCGACGTCCGTTTTGATCTTCGCCCTCGCGATGGGCGGGCTCTGGCTTTCGACGGTGCCGCTGACCAGTGCGCTGATCCTGACGATGTTCGGTCCGCGTGCGATGGGGACCCTGTTCGGCTTCGTTTTCCTGAGCCACCAGCTCGGCGGGTTCGCCGGTGTATGGCTCGGCGGGTTCGTCTTCGATCGGTACGCCAGCTATGATCAGGTTTGGTATCTTGCGATCGCGCTGGGTCTGGTTTCTGCGCTCGCCCATCTTCTCGTTCGGGAGCGGCCGGCTCCCTGCATAGGCCTTGCCCATGGCGAATGA
- a CDS encoding LysE family translocator has protein sequence MANELLFLWLAAFPLMGSPGPATMSLAGLGTAFGFRSSLSYLLGIIAGTTVVLLLIATGATALVLAQPLLLTALTIVAGIYILYLAWKIAMAPVGPMPLRLEQAPAFVPGFSLAIANPKAFAAIGAVYAGHTLVADSPMVDAVLKLAALALVIMIVNTLWLGFGATFSRVLTSPVAGRVANILFASMLVVSVGFALIAA, from the coding sequence ATGGCGAATGAACTTCTTTTCCTCTGGCTTGCAGCCTTCCCGCTCATGGGAAGTCCGGGGCCGGCCACAATGAGCCTTGCCGGTCTCGGCACGGCCTTCGGGTTTCGCTCGAGCCTCAGCTACCTTCTCGGTATCATCGCCGGCACGACCGTCGTTCTGCTGTTGATCGCGACAGGCGCGACCGCCCTTGTCCTCGCCCAGCCACTTCTTCTCACGGCGCTGACGATTGTCGCCGGGATCTATATCCTCTACCTCGCCTGGAAAATCGCCATGGCCCCTGTCGGCCCGATGCCTTTGCGTTTGGAGCAGGCGCCGGCCTTCGTACCGGGCTTCAGCCTGGCCATTGCGAATCCGAAGGCCTTCGCAGCGATCGGAGCAGTCTATGCAGGTCACACCCTCGTCGCGGACAGCCCGATGGTCGATGCGGTCCTCAAACTGGCGGCACTCGCCTTGGTCATCATGATCGTCAACACGCTCTGGCTCGGCTTTGGCGCAACCTTTTCAAGGGTCCTGACAAGTCCCGTTGCCGGACGGGTGGCAAATATCCTCTTCGCCAGCATGCTGGTGGTGTCGGTCGGGTTCGCGCTGATAGCAGCATGA
- a CDS encoding histidine phosphatase family protein: protein MQSRLFAFTRVFARFFGLPLLVLAGVGIGPLAAADDAQDAWAALKQPGAIAVMRHALAPGTGDPAGFTLGNCTTQRTLDDRGRAQARKIGDRLRAEGVSFDRVLTSQWCRCRETARLLALGAVEDLPALNSFFTQRARRDAQTRETLALLRARPADEAVLLVTHQVNITALTGVYPASGEIVVGRMGQDGFEVSGTIEIEP from the coding sequence ATGCAATCGCGTCTCTTCGCCTTTACCCGGGTTTTCGCTCGATTTTTCGGGCTGCCGTTGCTGGTTCTGGCCGGTGTCGGCATCGGCCCGCTGGCCGCAGCCGATGATGCGCAAGACGCCTGGGCCGCACTGAAGCAGCCCGGCGCGATTGCCGTGATGCGTCATGCACTCGCTCCGGGAACGGGCGACCCGGCGGGCTTCACGCTGGGCAACTGCACCACCCAGCGCACCCTCGACGACCGCGGCCGTGCGCAGGCAAGGAAGATCGGAGACCGGTTGCGTGCCGAAGGGGTCTCCTTCGACCGGGTTCTGACCTCGCAGTGGTGCCGCTGCCGGGAAACGGCGAGACTTCTCGCGTTAGGTGCCGTGGAAGACCTTCCCGCGCTGAATTCCTTTTTCACGCAACGCGCGCGCCGGGACGCACAAACACGCGAAACGCTCGCCTTGCTTCGGGCAAGGCCTGCGGATGAAGCCGTGCTTCTCGTCACCCATCAGGTGAACATCACGGCACTGACCGGCGTCTATCCGGCCTCCGGCGAAATCGTCGTCGGCCGCATGGGACAGGACGGTTTCGAGGTCTCCGGGACCATCGAGATCGAACCGTGA